A window of the Nitrosopumilus ureiphilus genome harbors these coding sequences:
- the ftsY gene encoding signal recognition particle-docking protein FtsY, whose translation MFDKLRSAFSNAAKSLGEKELNEKDIEDILFELEISLMESDVATEVIDSIKADLKEKLIGSKVDKKEIEKFVKDSLISSISALFDSAGTYDLFAKIDEKKKQGKPFLILFVGINGTGKTTSLAKVAHLLQQAKYSVVVAAADTFRAGAIEQLREHTNRLNLKLVAQNYESDPAAVARDAVLYANSHRTDCVLIDTAGRMQTSKNLMEQIAKITKVVNPDMKIFVGDSLAGNDTVNQAREFYEHVKFDASILTKSDADAKGGAALSIVKITSTPVLYVGVGQEYPDLKAFDKKTFLETVFGSLDDVDIKKVVESEPTPEPTPEPTPEPTPEPTPEPTPEPTPEPTPEPTPEPTPEPTPEPTPEPTPEPTPEPTPEPTPEPTPEPTPEPTPEPTPEPTPEPKQKILSDDPFDGIKDDDIATYSDLFDVPPPENDNDAIKLGNKIREWIKNDRPKPGESKERDDEIEDIQKHDKEEKIKKKRGMFGFFKK comes from the coding sequence ATGTTTGATAAACTTCGTAGTGCGTTTTCTAATGCAGCGAAAAGTCTTGGTGAAAAAGAACTTAATGAAAAAGACATTGAAGACATTCTTTTTGAATTAGAAATCTCTCTTATGGAATCTGATGTAGCTACTGAAGTAATTGATTCAATCAAAGCTGATCTCAAGGAAAAATTGATTGGTTCTAAAGTTGATAAAAAAGAAATTGAAAAATTTGTTAAAGATAGTCTAATTTCAAGCATCTCTGCACTATTTGATTCGGCTGGAACATATGATTTGTTTGCAAAAATTGATGAAAAAAAGAAACAAGGAAAACCCTTTTTGATTTTGTTTGTTGGAATTAATGGAACTGGAAAAACTACTTCTTTGGCAAAAGTTGCACATTTGTTACAACAAGCAAAATATTCTGTTGTTGTTGCAGCAGCAGATACTTTCAGAGCTGGTGCAATTGAGCAATTACGAGAACACACAAATCGACTTAATCTAAAACTTGTTGCTCAGAATTATGAATCTGATCCTGCTGCTGTTGCAAGAGATGCCGTTCTTTATGCAAATTCTCACAGAACAGATTGTGTTTTGATTGATACTGCAGGAAGAATGCAAACAAGCAAAAACTTGATGGAGCAAATTGCAAAAATTACCAAAGTTGTAAATCCTGACATGAAAATTTTTGTAGGTGATTCATTGGCTGGAAATGATACTGTTAATCAAGCACGAGAATTTTATGAACATGTAAAATTTGATGCTTCTATTTTGACTAAGAGTGATGCAGATGCAAAAGGCGGTGCTGCTTTATCTATTGTAAAAATCACTTCAACTCCGGTTCTTTATGTTGGTGTGGGGCAGGAATATCCTGATCTAAAAGCTTTTGATAAGAAAACTTTCTTGGAAACTGTTTTTGGTTCATTAGATGATGTTGACATAAAGAAAGTTGTAGAGTCAGAACCAACACCAGAACCAACACCAGAACCAACACCAGAACCAACACCAGAACCAACACCAGAACCAACACCAGAACCAACACCAGAACCAACACCAGAACCAACACCAGAACCAACACCAGAACCAACACCAGAACCAACACCAGAACCAACACCAGAACCAACACCAGAACCAACACCAGAACCAACACCAGAACCAACACCAGAACCAACACCAGAACCAACACCAGAACCAACACCAGAACCAACACCAGAACCAAAACAGAAAATTTTATCCGATGATCCCTTTGATGGAATTAAAGATGATGATATTGCAACTTATTCAGATCTGTTTGATGTTCCACCACCTGAAAATGACAATGATGCAATCAAGCTAGGAAATAAAATTCGTGAATGGATTAAGAACGACAGGCCTAAACCCGGTGAATCAAAAGAACGAGACGATGAAATTGAAGATATACAAAAACATGATAAAGAAGAAAAAATTAAAAAGAAACGAGGTATGTTTGGATTCTTTAAGAAATGA
- the argF gene encoding ornithine carbamoyltransferase, whose product MKLKTKNLLTLAELTPKEFLGLIDESIKLKKELKKGVNKPILKNKTLAMIFQKPSTRTRVSFETGMFQLGGHAVNLSSNDMQLSRGESVEDTAKTLSRYTDCIMARVYSHDLLEKLSEHSSVPVINGLSDSFHPCQILADFMTIKEKKKKLKGLKIAWIGDGNNVCNSMIYGAALSGIEMSVATPKEFEPDKDVVKESKKSTKIELTSDPFTATKNADVVVTDTYSSIHNSDPKRIKKFLPKYQVNPKLMKTASKDAIFMHCLPAKREQEVTSSVIDSTQSVVWDEAENRLHTQKALLVALIRA is encoded by the coding sequence ATGAAACTCAAAACAAAAAATTTACTCACTTTAGCGGAACTAACCCCAAAGGAATTTTTAGGATTAATCGATGAATCCATCAAACTAAAAAAAGAACTCAAAAAAGGTGTAAACAAACCTATTTTGAAAAATAAAACTTTGGCAATGATCTTTCAAAAACCATCGACTCGAACACGTGTAAGTTTTGAAACAGGAATGTTTCAGCTAGGCGGGCATGCAGTTAATTTATCATCAAATGACATGCAATTATCCCGTGGCGAATCAGTAGAAGATACTGCAAAAACTCTTTCAAGATACACCGACTGTATTATGGCACGTGTGTATTCACATGACTTGCTAGAAAAATTATCTGAGCATTCCAGTGTACCCGTAATTAATGGACTGTCTGATTCTTTTCATCCTTGTCAAATTTTAGCAGACTTTATGACGATTAAAGAAAAAAAGAAAAAACTCAAGGGACTAAAGATTGCATGGATTGGAGATGGAAATAACGTGTGCAATTCTATGATTTATGGTGCAGCATTATCTGGAATAGAAATGTCTGTTGCAACTCCAAAAGAGTTTGAACCTGACAAGGATGTTGTTAAAGAATCAAAGAAATCAACTAAAATTGAATTAACTTCTGATCCATTCACTGCAACTAAAAATGCAGACGTTGTAGTTACTGATACATATTCATCAATTCATAACAGTGATCCAAAAAGAATCAAAAAATTCCTTCCAAAATATCAAGTCAATCCAAAACTGATGAAAACCGCAAGCAAGGATGCGATCTTTATGCATTGTCTTCCCGCAAAGCGAGAACAAGAAGTAACGTCATCTGTAATTGACAGTACTCAATCTGTTGTATGGGATGAGGCAGAAAATCGTCTACATACTCAGAAGGCTTTGCTTGTTGCCCTAATTCGCGCTTAA
- a CDS encoding 50S ribosomal protein L18 codes for MAYSKILRRLREEKTNYKKRGTMLMGKRDFITVNITNENTQVQILKPGMAGDKVVASAHSRYLLEKGWKGSRKSVPAAYLTGYLAGKKALGQGAKDAILYTGTRRYTQRMAAALKGVIDAGVQVPANEETFPPEDRLNGEHLTVKNEVSKIKSTIDSEVK; via the coding sequence ATGGCCTATTCGAAAATATTGCGAAGACTTAGAGAGGAAAAGACCAATTATAAAAAACGTGGTACCATGTTGATGGGTAAACGCGATTTTATCACTGTAAATATTACTAATGAAAATACTCAAGTCCAAATTCTAAAGCCTGGAATGGCAGGAGATAAAGTAGTTGCATCTGCACACTCTAGATATCTTCTTGAGAAAGGATGGAAGGGTTCTAGAAAAAGTGTACCTGCAGCATATCTTACTGGATATTTAGCAGGAAAGAAAGCGCTTGGTCAAGGTGCAAAGGATGCTATTCTTTACACTGGGACTAGAAGATACACTCAAAGAATGGCAGCAGCTCTCAAAGGAGTTATTGATGCTGGAGTTCAAGTACCGGCCAACGAAGAAACATTTCCACCTGAGGATAGACTGAACGGTGAACATCTTACAGTAAAAAATGAAGTCTCAAAAATAAAATCTACAATTGACAGTGAGGTCAAATAG
- a CDS encoding 30S ribosomal protein S5 has translation MSQAAQSKGKPGQRGRGPPIYGSGPPGGVKGGDRPRRPRREPEEEVWVPKTILGQKVASGEITSLEEIIESGLRIQESGIIKKLLPDLKSEVVDVGIIQKMTSNGQSTRFKAIVATGNENGYLGIGQGKSKQMRIAIEKATSQAYLNVNPIKLGCGSWECRCDQKHSVPFKVKGKGGSVTIEIIPAPRGLGLVAGGKIKRLLELAGLKDAWTTAKGSTPTMNSTSKAILDCLRQTFSQG, from the coding sequence ATGAGCCAAGCTGCACAATCTAAAGGTAAACCAGGTCAAAGAGGACGAGGTCCACCAATATATGGGAGTGGTCCACCAGGCGGAGTTAAAGGTGGAGACCGTCCAAGAAGACCAAGAAGAGAACCTGAAGAAGAAGTTTGGGTTCCAAAAACTATCTTAGGTCAAAAAGTTGCATCTGGAGAAATTACTTCGCTTGAAGAAATTATTGAATCTGGATTAAGAATTCAAGAATCTGGAATTATCAAAAAACTATTGCCTGATTTGAAAAGTGAAGTTGTAGATGTTGGTATCATTCAAAAAATGACTTCAAATGGACAATCAACTCGATTCAAAGCAATTGTTGCAACTGGAAACGAAAATGGTTACTTGGGAATTGGTCAAGGAAAATCAAAACAGATGAGAATTGCAATTGAAAAAGCAACTAGTCAAGCTTACCTTAATGTCAACCCAATCAAATTAGGATGTGGCAGTTGGGAATGCAGATGTGATCAAAAACATTCTGTTCCATTCAAAGTTAAAGGAAAAGGCGGAAGTGTTACAATTGAAATTATTCCTGCACCTCGTGGATTGGGTCTTGTTGCAGGTGGTAAAATTAAACGACTATTGGAATTGGCTGGTCTCAAGGATGCATGGACTACTGCAAAGGGCTCTACTCCTACGATGAACTCTACTTCTAAAGCAATTTTGGACTGTCTAAGACAGACATTTAGTCAAGGTTGA
- a CDS encoding 50S ribosomal protein L30, protein MANAYLVVRIKGQADCPYWATHTMTLLKLDKKYRATILPIKENTLGMLRKVQHYVSWIELDASLAKELIDKKARKGGYQKITPEDLKELGFASSDELGTALAEGKATLSKLKPLKPWFALSPPRLGFKRSTKKLYGNKGILGQNKELDAIVRRMI, encoded by the coding sequence ATGGCAAATGCATATCTTGTTGTTAGAATAAAAGGTCAAGCCGATTGTCCCTATTGGGCAACTCATACAATGACTTTGTTGAAATTAGATAAAAAATACCGTGCAACAATTTTACCTATCAAAGAAAACACTTTGGGAATGCTGAGAAAAGTACAGCACTATGTTTCTTGGATTGAACTTGATGCATCATTGGCAAAAGAATTGATTGATAAAAAAGCAAGAAAAGGTGGTTATCAAAAAATCACTCCTGAAGATCTTAAAGAACTAGGATTTGCAAGTTCTGATGAATTAGGAACTGCATTGGCTGAAGGAAAAGCTACTCTATCTAAATTAAAACCTCTAAAACCTTGGTTTGCTTTATCCCCTCCAAGACTTGGATTCAAAAGAAGTACAAAGAAACTTTATGGAAACAAAGGTATTCTTGGACAAAACAAAGAGCTTGACGCTATTGTAAGGAGAATGATTTGA
- a CDS encoding uL15 family ribosomal protein has protein sequence MATRLRKTRRLRGGRHMGWGQVGQHRASGHKGGLGVTGMMKHHWSSTLKYEPDHYGHDSTKPPHPNITKTWTSVRDLDDLFLKFGKEEGGKKIVDLESAGYEKLLGGGKLTNAYSVKVKQFTATAEEKLKAVGGEVLSDNG, from the coding sequence ATGGCAACAAGATTAAGAAAAACAAGACGACTTAGAGGAGGACGACACATGGGATGGGGACAAGTAGGTCAACACCGAGCAAGTGGTCACAAAGGTGGTCTTGGAGTTACAGGTATGATGAAGCATCATTGGAGTTCTACTTTAAAATATGAACCAGATCACTATGGTCATGATTCCACTAAACCACCTCACCCAAATATTACAAAAACATGGACTAGCGTCAGAGATCTTGATGACTTGTTCTTAAAGTTCGGTAAAGAAGAAGGAGGAAAGAAAATCGTAGACCTTGAAAGTGCAGGATACGAAAAACTCCTTGGTGGCGGAAAATTAACTAATGCATATTCCGTCAAAGTAAAACAATTCACTGCAACTGCAGAAGAAAAGCTAAAAGCTGTTGGGGGAGAGGTGCTATCTGATAATGGCTGA